A segment of the Solanum lycopersicum chromosome 9, SLM_r2.1 genome:
TTCAATTTATAAGGAGGTCATTTAAAGGAACGCTAATTGCTTCAGGTGGCtataataaaaatgaaggaGATGTGGCTATTTCTGAAACTGTACTTGTAAAATTTCACTGGATATATTATTCGAGATTTGTGGTTGGTGTTATACATGTATCATTCCAGATATCATTTATCACTAACTTTAGTATCCCTGTAATAGTGACAGAAATATACTGTCCTTTTATATCACTttgaacaaaaatttcaaagtaCAAGTTTAGCAAAATGGTACATGAGAGAGATTGTATATAACCAGAAACAAAGTTCAATCTCAAGGTGTAACTGTACATAGTAATGCCAAGATCAAGAACTGATATAAAATAATCGGGGACGAATTTGTGCAAAATATTGGGACTCAATGTGAATGAACTGTAGAACCCTTGGGTTGAAGATTACACGAACGAATCAAGATATCTACAACTACGCCTTCTGTTGTATTCTAGCAAGCTTCCATATGTTCGATCCCAGATACCAATGTAAAGAGATTCGTCGTCTGGGCTCAGAGATACCCCTGATATCTCACCAAAAAGATCAATTTCCTGACGTTTCTTGTAGTCTGACTTGGTACCGTAGATATGGACAAAATCTGCAGGTTCAGCCACAACAAGGAACTGTCCATCGGATGAGAAACGGATAGATCGAGCAGCACCGATGTTTCCCTTCAGAATGGCTGTAGACGAGGATAAGTTTCTCAAGTCCCAAATTCGACATGTCTTATCTTGATTCCCAGTGGCAAATGTACGCCCATCTGGATGCCACGCACAAGCAAAAGAGTAGTCTAAATGACCAACGATTGAAGCCACCGTCTGTTAACAGTAAACAAGCTGCCTTAGATAAGATTTTGCAAGTTCAGCAAATGGGAAACTCATACGAAAGCCAAAATATGGAGAGACGTCTctgaaggaaaaagaaattgaacTTGGGAATAATTTTGCCAAATAATGGCCTCACCACAAATATAGTAACTATATTGACCTATCATGATTCAGACTTAAAAAACTGACAGGCTGTATTTACATAATCAAAAAGTTGAACGTCATCCGATTTTGCTGTAGATTCAGAATAACTGAGCTAAATGTATTCATTTCCCTCTGAATTTAATGATCAATACAACTATCAGAGTGAAACAACAGACTAAAGAAGGTAatggtaaaaaaattataatacctTTCCATTGCGGGAATCAACAAGTAAACCATCTAGATCATCCCCAACAACAGTAAAAAACTTGCAATCTGGGCTTACCGAGGTGTGCTGCATCAATTAccagtgaaataataaatacatgaGCTCATGAAGGATGCAACTTcaaacaaaattgaaatatcTGTTCACATAAAGAATGTAGACAGGAAGAAATAATTCTTAATCCGGATCAAAATTGGAGAGAAATGAAAATCTATTACGATATATCCCCTACTTGTTACTTTCTTATAATCTCTGAGGATATGCGATTCAAACTGGATGACGGACAAGGTCCTGAGTCCAATTAATAAAATCCTTGCTTATTAATTGCCAAATCTCATACTAGACTGAAGAAACTAGAGGAAGTTGAATGGAACTTCTTGATAGTAGACAACAGCCTGTGGGTTTCCACTATCTACATGCCAGTTCATCCCTCAAGTAGGGGGTATTATTATCTATGGACGTGATATTCTTCTATCAGTGTAAGCAAAAGAAGAGCTGAAGATTCTATAACAAAAGAAAACGCCACTCGCACTTGgcaactagaaaaaaaaaagctttcTATTTATGATATGAATACCTGGTTGATTGAATCAACATATGATGTTGGCTTATAAATCTTAAAAGAGAAATGAAGTCCAGAGAGAGGCAGCTTGTTGATGATTGATCTCAACTTCAAATAAGAGGAAATATAGATCCAAAGGTGTTGTAACTACTTATATGAAGTACAAAAACTactactacaacaacaacaacataccacTATGTGCGTTGATGATGACTGACTTCAGGCAAATGAAAAAACTTCAATAACCCATTGAAGCACGACAAAATAATTGCTCGCTAGAAACAAGTTCCGAAGTTAAATAGTAGATCAACAAATACAACCATGAGCAGCATACAAGTTAAGAATATGAACATGAAATTGAGCATAAAAGAGTATCTCAGGGGTATTCCAGAATGTCAGAGCAAAAAAGGCAATCATGTTGGCAATCTACTATATAATAAGTTGCACCATCAGCCACAGCAATTGTACTCATTGCAAATCTTTATAGCACTGCCAAATCTCAAATATTCAACCCCCCATAAATTGGTCCTCTAAGATGAAACAAATGAGAATGATGGGATTTATCTTCAAACGCTTGGCCTTCATCTAGCCTATCTAATCAACCAACAAACTCAACCTGAATGTATAAAACCCATTGAGGTCACTCAGATACTAAAAGCCCCTTGTTGGGATGTCACAATACAAGGTCGTAcaagaaagaattattaaataaCCACTTCCAGCCTCAATTTAAATCAGAAAACTGCAGTCCATCTAAAGCCTCATATTAGAATTGCATTTGATTAAAGAAAGAACTTACACTAGAAATTCATGAAACCATTCTATCCCACTAACACCCAATACATGagaatgttgatgatgaagaggaGAATAATGACAATGACCAGTTTGGAACTTTTCCACAACCTGCCAGTTCTCTTATTTGAAAAAGCAAGTATATTTATACTTCACGGACAACCAAAACTACTCAGTAACTAATGATAGGAAATCAAAAAAAGCAAAGAAGTGTTATATGGTGGGCTATTTGGAAAGAGAGGAATTCAAGATGGTTTGAGAGCTTAGTGAACAGTATGCAGAAAGTTAAACTGAACTGATGCCTTTTTCTAGTTTTTTGGTGTAACCAGCTATACTCAAATGATACAATCTTTATTATTGATGTCCTAGCTCAATCTAGTCATAGTGAAGTGAAATTGGGAGTACATTTGTATATAAGGTTTCAATACAACACATATTGTTTTGTGGTATATTACAGAGTTACCaggttcaaaaaaaaaaaaaaaagcaaagagAAGAGAACAAAAATTTGCAGCAAAAGCACGTAAAAAACTGACATTCACTGGCCAAGGGAAGCGGAAGTGGTTCATCTGCTGAAACTTCTCCATGTCATACACCCTCACACCACAGTCGTTGTTGGCTGCCATAAAACGAGGCCCACAACTGCACAATGTTCATACTTAATTCCATCAATTGAAGTTTCAAGCAAGCTCAACAGCTGATTATGACATTCATACTACCTGACGCTTTCATATATCTCAACGGCATTTGTGATAGCATTATCCTCATAAGTGGTCCTCGCACAGAAGCTAACCCCTGGCTTATCCAaactctgcaatatttgaaataaagtaaagaaaatacCACAAATAATGCAAGGATGAACATAATAATCAGTAAGACTAAATCGTTTAATAGCTCATAATGTTAAGCCAACCATTTAGTACAGACATAATAGCTTCCAGTAAGTTATAGCCACGTTATTTAATAATTAGATGGTGGGAGAGAAAAGTAGATTTTCACTTACACTGCAAAAGCTCTTTTTAACTGACTGGCTAGTCTCAGATATTAGCAGCCATGAAGAGAAGGAAAATACCCCAACTTACCTTACAAATGAGCTCTCCTTGGAAGCCTCCAGCAACCACAAAACGGTTCTTCACCGCCATTGTGCTGATTTGGGTCAGTGTCAGACCCTCTAACAAATTTCCTGCATATTTCTAGAGGACCAAAACAACAGAAAGTATAGGTAAAAACGAAACAGAAAGAGAAGAAATAGTTATAGACCTAATGAAGCAAAgagaaaaatgttttaaaaggaaaaaatggggATAAACTTCTTTTTCCCTCCTGTGTTGAGGCGGGGTACAGTCAGGGTATGTGTCTCATACCCCACAACAAAGCCAATAAATCAGAGTACTGAAAAGGCATTGCACATAAGAGACATTTTTTCCAGGCTATATCACGCATAAGAGGAGAGAAAGAAGCCAGAGCAAAGCAAAACAAAGTAAAGGACCATCACTAAATACTTTTCAATTACCTCTGTCGGTACTATACGTCCAGAGAAGTTGAGAACTTCTGAGAGGTTGCGGGAAATTGATGACCAATGCATAAGAGAATCATTTGAAATCAAGTACACATCATGTTTTGAAGTTGCCCAGACCAAGTTTCTTAGCTGCAAACAAGAGGCATAAGAAGTGTCATTGAAAGATCTCCGCATAGCAAATTGAACCCACCCAAACCCAAAAAAGTTAGGTGACATATATCacagaaaaaaaatgaactttgaAACTATTACTAAAGATGCTAGCCCCCGAAAGCATCACATATGTTATCTAACCACTTACAAGATAACAATTGACATGAATAGCAAAATAGAGATATAATTCATTTGGAAACCTAATCACTCTTACGAGTTTATCTATCGCTGGAGGAACAAAATAAATGGCATCttgtttttatttgaatatgaaaggaaaaaaaatacaacacaAGAAAACCGTGTCAGGCATAGAACAGGAAAATTTGTAAGAGTGATCTTTCTCTTtaactctttttcttcttcatgctGATTCCCATAGAAAGAGTCCAAAATAAATCTCTGCTGTAGCATTAGGAATCCAGCGTTTTAGACATTTGGCATGTCAACTTTAAGTAGGTGAGTATAACACTAATCTTTTAAAATTCTAAAGGATAGAGAAACCAAAGCATCTTAATCTAAGATATTGCAGACAGGAAGTGCCCTGAGTACATCTGTTTTTTTACTCAATCAAGATGACAATGATGTTACTTCCACTAAAAAGTCTTCCTGAGTTATAAAAGCTAAAAGGAATTCAAACTGGAAGTAAAGTAGGTCCTACACAGCAACCTGAGATGAGTATTCATCGCATCTAGAAGTTAGGACAGGGTTACACAGTATATCCAGCATCTGCAGCACGGGCTTATCATATGGTATGCTTAATATACAGAATAAATGCAGACCTGAAAATGGAGTATCGTAGGCTTTACGGATCTTGCATTGTAAAAGAATTCGTAGTAGTTACCACCCTTCTCCACTTGTTCGCATACCTGAAAATGTGTAAATGACCAGCAATGATGATAATTTTACCCAAATGGAGGCCTTTTAGCTCAATGAAATATAGATATTGCAGTGCAGAGACCTTATCCACAGCTTCTCCTGACAAAGGGATGTTCTCATAGTTTCTGTACTGTTCGAGCCTCGTCAATCTGTAGCTTTGCCTGGTTACATTCAATCCCTCCCATGTGATACCTTGTATATCCTTCCCTTTTCTTGCTTGTGCAGCTGATGTATCAGTCACTTTTGTTggctaaaaaaaatatcaaaaatgccTGATTTATCCCATAATGATATCAATACATCCAGGTAGCTCAAAATACAAATGatctatcaaatataaataaatctgACTTGACCAACCAAATTGGACAAATGAAAAGAAACATGATTGGGTCAATAGTTTGCCTACCTTGAGTGTTCAAGATTTGTAAAAGAGAAGAATATTCACAAACATGGACCGTTAGCGcaacataaatatcaacaaGGAGACAAGTCTAAAATATGCTAAAGCAATAATCAGCTGAGCTACAAAAAACCAATGAGGAACTAATGTAGAACAAGAGAACATTTCAAGTTATGTTTTTACTAACCATATCATCGTCATCAAGGTTTATCTCCTCATTATCGAAGTCCCCCTCAAATTCATCACATGAATCAGTCCCCTCCCGGTCATCTGCCATGTAATCCAATTGCTCAACCCTTTCAATAGGCATCCCTTCCCAAACCTTTCAACCTGCATAAAAGAAAGTCAAATAAAACCCAATACATTGTTCCCAAATAGAACTTGTCGATTAAACTTCAAAGCAAGTCCCAAAAACAGAACAAAGGGCAAAGGAAAAAATGGGGAACATTGAAATTCTTCACAGGAAAATGCATTAAGAAATCCCGCAGACAGACAACCATGAAAAAGGTATAACATTAGCCCTCCCACCATCTCCTACCCCACCCCTAAAAACTTCTACAGTTAAACTGCTATGAAAGATTCTAATGCTGAGTTATCATCAATGTTAGTATCAATACATCTCTCTGAAATAAACAACCCTCACTCAAAAAgtttcacaaaaataaaaagaaaaaaagaacatttattttaactaaCAAGAAACTCCTAAGAGTAAAAAAGCATTGAAGAACACAATGTTGTGACTATCATCAATTCtacaaccttttttttttttttttttgacagaTTGCAAAAACCAGAAAACCAttccacaaaagaaaaaaaaatctttatatcACCCAGAGAAACACCTAATACTAAACCACAAAAAGTATGATGCTGAGATTACTGCTAATAGCTCCATAAACCCACGTTAATTTTCAATTCTACTAGTAATTACCTATCACTTGTCATACATAGTCAAACCCGGAAAACCATTCTACCAAACAAAATAGTAGAAAAGGTCTTTCTTTGAACTCCACAGAACCAATACACAAACAATTGAACACTTAAATGCTGAGATTACtgataaaaagtaaaaactcCATAAATCCAAAAAACAAGAACACAACAAACAAAGAAATAGTAGAAGTAGAAGAAAATACCTTTCTTTGAACTACCCAGAACCAAACCAAAACCAATGAAAACTATAATGCTGAGATTACAGCTAAATCCTCCATAAacccataaaaaataataacaaacaaAGAAATAGCAAAAATAGTAAGAAAAATTCTTTCTTTGAACCACCAGAACCAAACCAGAACAATTGAACACTCTAATGCTGCGATTACTGCTGAAAAGCTCCATAAACCAAACAAAACAAATCACAACAAACAAAGAAATAGTAAAAACACAATCTTGGAATCTGTGCATAAGTAGGAAAACTAACCAAAAGATTGTCTTTTTTCTGGATCAAAATAGCTCGTTCGAAAATACccaaaaaagattttttcttCTGCTGCTGCAAtgtataactattattatatatatgtgtggcTTAATTTGCCGCTATGATGCATTTCTTCAAGTTTGGGGTATATAATTGTGCAAGTGTCTaggctttttttttttccatacaTATTGCAGTTatattaagtattatttttattttatttaatgataatCTAAGAGTGTTCATACAATAcatttttaagtatatttttgagttttgactctattttatcttttttattaataattattaaagatCACAAATTTAAGTTACGATATTATATTAGACattcaataaattaattgagctacatactttttaatatattttagataATTTTGATCGACTTAGTCTAATTGATGGCCTTTTCCATGATTAAATATTGGATTACTTGGTCCTTTGGTAATCAAGGAGTAAGTAAACACAAATGCATGACTATTACCTCTAATTTAGTGTAAACGAGAGAAAAGGTCCAAATTTGTCTCGGTGtaattagaaattatttaattcCATTAGTTCTCTAAGTATAATCATGATTttaataagattttttaaaGTAACGTAACATAGTATCTCGAGAGCAAATTCCAAGAGTCTAGCTTTTCTTCTCACAATAGTTTGTTAGCAAGTCAcgtattttttgttattatcaAGACTTCATGAAATATATAACAAATTCTATTGTCTAAATTCTTCAAGGAAAAGagaataaatttattgtttggTCGAGATTAAAAGTTAAGGGTGCAAAATTAAGACACCAAATTTAGGTGCTATGAACATTTTTGTTAGGTGCTATGTACCATACTTATCAATCATACCAAAAATGTTGTCTAGCTAACTCATCATGAGTCATGACTAGTCTTCTCTATCCCCACACCACATATATACATCTAATATAGCAACACATTTGCCAGCTTCATttgaaatatgatatgattgaccCCACATTTGGGACTGCTAATATATAGtagtaattattatttcaattctttaatttgAGTGCAACACCTCTACTAATTATTGAAATGTTGCATATACAAATGTCATAATCATTTTGATGGTTGTTCTTGGAACAAAGGATTTATAATTGTATGGATGTAACCAGTAAGAACcttaataatgattttgatcTAGAAATCTAAGTATCACactatcaagaaaaagaaaattagagtTGTTTTACttgatataaatttttcatatattaagagtatgtaatatgtataaaaaaaatttatcaacatAGTCGATATGTTAAGCAAAAGATAAAAAGCGCATATCAATGCAGTTATACCAAATGTCCAAACAACTCAAAAACTATAAGATATTATAAAAAGACAACACAAGAACAAAAGTGTCTACCCATATATGTTGCTAGAACACAACCGTccatatttttgaagagtccgaatTTTGCTCGTAAGATTATGTACAGAGATCTATTTACATCATGCGTTTTACAACCCAACTTCATATAAAAATGGAGTGGTCTATTAATTGTTCTATAAAGCAAACAAAAAGGCACCTTCCCAAGTTCAGTATCTTAGTTTTCCTGTCATCAGCCAATCATGTATGTAAAATATGCACACTCCTACTTGATATCCAGTGAATTGATGTGCTGTGTCCATACTTGAAGAATCCCTTTCAGTATAAATGCTTCTTAACCTGCTGTGTCTCAAGTACTGGAAGCAACTATTCATGTCAGCTTTCCCCGTTAAATAGTGAGTAGTGCAGCAGAGCTACTAATAACAACAAGGTTAGAGCCATTTGAGCAGTCAAACTAGAAGCACCAGAAAGGGAATGAGCTCCTACTAAATGTACTGAACCAGTAATTTCATCCTTCAATCCGATGCTCGACGAGCCTGTAGTAAACCACAAATTAGATTTTGATGAGTTGGTATGGAGACTAAATGTTGGAGGCAACAATATGATAGATCTCTTTAAACTCAATTTTCAAGCAGACCCGCAGCATCATTCAGTTTGTCAAATGTAAAGGAGTTACTGATATTACTAGAGATGGTTTCTGTAGTGACAGGCACTTGTCAATGTGAAACTCAGATCAACTGCACGAGTAGTTCCCGTTTAAAATTTCGTTTACAACATCGGAACCGGGAAGCAGCATGAAAATGTAATGAGAATCCCAACGCTAACCAGGCACAACCTATAGAACTGCCGGGAAGTATATTATTACCAATATCCCATTGTCAGAACTCAAAAGGcatgatttttcttcttttctggTGCGTCTTTAAAAATGAACACTGGAGTAGCTAATTTTCCCGAAAAAAGTATGAGCTCATAACCGGAAGACTAGAATTattgatcttttcttttttaaaatacaactatatttattaatcatttGACCTCCAGATTAATCAATGAACAAACTACCCAAGtcggagaatttttttttcaggaTTAGCAGAAATCAACACAAACAGAGAAGCACGACATCTAATTGTAATATATCAAAACATATTTAGGAGTCAAAGTAGTACAACTTACAGTTATATTCGGTCCAACCAATGGACTGCTTTACAAGATCATACAACACTAGCTTATTTGAAAGAACCAAATCTGCAAACACCAGTTTACTTCAAGGCTTCATAAGTAAAGAAGACATCATTTACTGCAAATAACAATTATCATGTTTAAGTACAGAAAGGTCCAAGAACACCTAAGAGCATGATTGAAAGAAGTCACGTGCATCTTCAATCAGATAATCATAGCATACAATACTATAAAAAGATCTTGGAGAGAACCCGAGGTTAAAACACACTACAATAGAATGGAAAGAACGGCTACCAACAATGTCAAAATACTTACTTCCTCCCTCCAATTTGCCCACTCAGTCTATCCCAAAAGATTATTGTTGTAGGCCCAACTGGACAAGCA
Coding sequences within it:
- the LOC101258599 gene encoding uncharacterized WD repeat-containing protein C2A9.03, which gives rise to MPIERVEQLDYMADDREGTDSCDEFEGDFDNEEINLDDDDMPTKVTDTSAAQARKGKDIQGITWEGLNVTRQSYRLTRLEQYRNYENIPLSGEAVDKVCEQVEKGGNYYEFFYNARSVKPTILHFQLRNLVWATSKHDVYLISNDSLMHWSSISRNLSEVLNFSGRIVPTEKYAGNLLEGLTLTQISTMAVKNRFVVAGGFQGELICKSLDKPGVSFCARTTYEDNAITNAVEIYESVSCGPRFMAANNDCGVRVYDMEKFQQMNHFRFPWPVNHTSVSPDCKFFTVVGDDLDGLLVDSRNGKTVASIVGHLDYSFACAWHPDGRTFATGNQDKTCRIWDLRNLSSSTAILKGNIGAARSIRFSSDGQFLVVAEPADFVHIYGTKSDYKKRQEIDLFGEISGVSLSPDDESLYIGIWDRTYGSLLEYNRRRSCRYLDSFV